From the Salinimicrobium tongyeongense genome, one window contains:
- a CDS encoding glycine--tRNA ligase has translation MAKQEDLFKNVISHAKEYGYIFASSEIYDGLSAVYDYGQNGAELKKNIRDYWWKSMVQLHQEIVGIDAAILMHPTTWKASGHVDAFNDPLIDNKDSKKRYRADVLVEDHAEKILQKAQKEIEKARKRFGEAFDEEQFVNTNERVQRYLSERTEILERLGRSLTNEDLKDVKALIEELDIADPETGSRNWTEVRQFNLMFGTKLGASSETASNLYLRPETAQGIFVNFSNVQKTGRMKIPFGIAQTGKAFRNEIVARQFIFRMREFEQMEMQYFVRPGEELKWYEHWKEVRQKWHFSLGLGEENYRFHDHDKLAHYANAATDIEFNFPFGFKELEGIHSRTDFDLKAHEEFSGRKLRFYDPELKENYVPYVIETSIGLDRMFLAVLSASLKEEELEDGSSRTVLKLPAILAPYKAAVLPLVKKDGLPELAQEIIEELKWDFNVQYDEKDAIGRRYRRQDASGTPLCITVDHDSLEDRMVTVRYRDTMEQKRIPIAEISKVISEETGFKHWMKK, from the coding sequence ATGGCAAAACAAGAAGACCTTTTTAAAAACGTAATATCCCATGCCAAAGAGTATGGGTATATTTTTGCTTCTTCCGAAATCTATGACGGCCTGAGTGCGGTATATGACTACGGACAAAACGGAGCAGAACTCAAAAAAAATATCAGGGATTACTGGTGGAAAAGCATGGTGCAGCTGCACCAGGAAATAGTAGGTATAGATGCCGCTATTCTCATGCATCCTACTACCTGGAAAGCATCGGGCCACGTTGATGCCTTTAACGACCCGCTTATTGACAATAAAGATTCTAAGAAGCGATACCGGGCCGATGTACTGGTTGAAGATCATGCAGAAAAGATCCTTCAGAAAGCGCAAAAGGAGATCGAAAAAGCGCGCAAACGCTTTGGGGAAGCTTTTGATGAAGAGCAATTTGTAAACACCAATGAACGCGTGCAGCGTTACCTTTCCGAAAGAACGGAAATCCTTGAACGCCTTGGCCGCTCCCTTACCAATGAAGATCTAAAGGACGTAAAGGCCCTTATCGAAGAACTTGATATTGCCGATCCTGAAACCGGATCCCGTAACTGGACCGAGGTGAGGCAGTTTAACCTTATGTTTGGCACCAAGCTGGGGGCTTCTTCTGAAACAGCATCAAACCTTTATTTAAGGCCCGAAACTGCACAGGGGATCTTTGTGAACTTCTCTAATGTTCAGAAAACCGGAAGAATGAAAATTCCTTTCGGGATTGCCCAAACGGGAAAAGCCTTTAGAAATGAAATAGTCGCAAGGCAGTTTATTTTCAGGATGAGGGAGTTTGAGCAAATGGAGATGCAATACTTTGTAAGGCCGGGAGAAGAACTAAAATGGTACGAGCACTGGAAAGAAGTGCGCCAAAAATGGCATTTTTCACTGGGTCTTGGTGAAGAAAATTATCGCTTCCACGATCATGATAAACTGGCTCATTACGCCAATGCCGCAACAGATATTGAATTTAATTTCCCCTTTGGTTTCAAAGAACTTGAAGGGATACATTCCCGCACCGATTTTGACCTTAAAGCCCATGAAGAATTCTCGGGCCGAAAGCTTCGTTTTTACGATCCTGAACTCAAGGAAAATTACGTGCCTTACGTGATAGAAACCTCAATAGGTCTTGACAGGATGTTCCTGGCTGTGCTTTCGGCCTCTCTTAAAGAAGAAGAGCTCGAAGATGGCAGTTCACGTACTGTTCTTAAACTACCTGCAATACTTGCACCTTATAAAGCTGCTGTTTTGCCGCTGGTTAAAAAAGACGGCCTCCCCGAACTGGCACAGGAGATCATTGAAGAGCTTAAGTGGGATTTCAATGTACAGTATGATGAGAAAGATGCTATTGGGCGCAGGTACAGGAGGCAGGATGCTTCGGGTACACCTTTGTGTATCACCGTAGATCACGATTCTCTTGAAGACCGCATGGTAACTGTGAGGTACAGAGATACCATGGAACAAAAACGGATCCCGATTGCCGAAATCTCCAAAGTGATTTCCGAAGAAACCGGTTTTAAACACTGGATGAAAAAGTAG
- a CDS encoding ComF family protein, translating into MFHDFLNLLYPKLCYGCESGLLAHEHILCTSCLHGLPVTNYHLEKDNAVEKVFYGRIPVENATSLLLFEKKGVVQKLIHNLKYRGHEEIGPFLGAWLGNELKDLPQWQQVNMVIPVPLHQKKLKTRGFNQVDKFGREIAKALKIDYRDDLLLKITSTETQTIKKRIARWGSIDETLTVQNPSALQNAHVLLVDDLVTTGATLEACAHKLLQNPRVKISIATMAVTH; encoded by the coding sequence ATGTTTCACGATTTCCTTAACCTTCTTTACCCTAAACTCTGTTATGGATGTGAATCTGGCCTTCTGGCCCATGAGCACATACTATGTACGTCCTGCCTTCACGGGTTGCCGGTAACCAATTATCACCTGGAGAAAGACAATGCGGTTGAGAAGGTTTTCTACGGAAGGATCCCTGTTGAAAACGCCACCTCCCTCCTGTTATTTGAGAAGAAAGGCGTGGTTCAAAAACTCATCCACAACCTTAAATACCGGGGTCATGAAGAAATAGGGCCCTTTTTGGGAGCCTGGCTGGGAAACGAATTAAAAGATCTCCCGCAATGGCAGCAAGTGAACATGGTTATTCCTGTCCCCCTCCACCAAAAAAAGCTTAAAACGAGAGGCTTTAACCAGGTAGATAAATTTGGGCGCGAAATTGCCAAAGCATTAAAAATTGACTACCGGGATGACCTTTTACTCAAGATCACTTCTACCGAAACTCAAACAATCAAAAAGAGAATTGCCCGCTGGGGCAGCATAGATGAAACCCTGACTGTTCAAAACCCTTCTGCCCTGCAAAATGCACACGTGCTGCTGGTAGACGACCTGGTTACCACCGGTGCCACACTTGAGGCCTGCGCTCACAAACTCCTGCAAAACCCAAGGGTGAAAATTAGCATAGCCACCATGGCCGTTACCCATTAG
- a CDS encoding Ig-like domain-containing protein, with translation MKRAGVNFLLILTIIIAFAACAKRGTPDGGPRDMEPPRYVRAKPENFTTSFDADEIRIYFNEYVKLTNPQQQIIISPPMDPRPEITPLGTASKSIRIRINDTLQPRTTYTINFGRSITDNNESNPLSFFTYAFSTGPYIDSLSLRGSVKDAILRAPDPFISVMLYEVDSTYSDSVIYTRVPRYVTNTLDSATTFQLNNLKQGTYQLVAMRDVNNNYTFEPRTDKVAFSDEYITIPTDEEFDLTLFTEILEGKFERPQLKSQQHLIFGYTGLILADSISITPLDVPASFEDRITKDAATDTLHYWYKPYAERDTLKFLVETPRMSDTVIARLRNAKRDTLLFNVEPKSSLGFQEDLNIIPTVPLEQINDSLISLTRSDSTSVPFTGTYDRWNNVYRLSFDKSEKQKYQLLALPGAFTDFFGRQNDTITAQASTPALAERGNVIVNLTGVEDFPVIVQVTSEKGEVIAEEYSTGSNVINFNNLKPGSYLLRLIYDRNENNIWDTGSFLKRKQPEVVVYYPEPISVRANWDDNYTFNASPAAAIPRSDVP, from the coding sequence ATGAAACGTGCCGGTGTAAACTTCCTGCTCATCCTTACCATTATTATCGCCTTTGCGGCCTGCGCAAAAAGAGGTACGCCCGATGGCGGCCCGAGAGATATGGAGCCTCCCCGTTATGTTAGGGCCAAGCCGGAGAATTTTACCACCAGTTTTGATGCAGATGAGATCAGGATCTATTTCAATGAATACGTTAAGCTCACAAACCCGCAGCAACAAATAATCATATCGCCGCCAATGGATCCACGGCCCGAGATCACCCCTTTGGGAACCGCCAGCAAATCTATTCGCATCAGGATCAACGATACTTTACAACCCCGTACCACTTATACCATTAACTTCGGAAGAAGCATTACCGATAACAACGAGTCCAACCCCCTTAGTTTTTTCACCTATGCGTTTTCCACAGGCCCTTATATCGATTCCCTTTCGCTGCGAGGCAGCGTGAAAGATGCTATCCTTCGGGCACCCGATCCTTTTATTTCGGTGATGCTCTATGAAGTAGACTCCACTTATTCAGATTCTGTGATCTACACCCGGGTTCCCAGGTATGTTACCAATACGCTCGACAGTGCTACCACTTTTCAGCTCAACAACCTCAAGCAGGGTACTTATCAACTGGTGGCCATGCGCGATGTGAACAACAATTACACTTTTGAACCGCGTACCGATAAAGTTGCATTTTCTGACGAATACATTACTATTCCTACAGATGAGGAATTTGATCTCACCCTGTTCACCGAAATTCTGGAAGGAAAATTTGAAAGGCCTCAATTAAAGTCTCAACAGCATCTCATTTTTGGATACACCGGACTCATCCTGGCCGATAGTATTTCAATCACGCCTCTTGACGTACCTGCCAGTTTTGAAGACAGGATCACCAAAGATGCTGCAACAGACACCCTGCATTACTGGTACAAACCTTATGCCGAGCGTGACACCCTCAAATTCCTTGTGGAAACCCCGCGGATGAGCGACACTGTTATTGCCCGGCTGCGAAATGCCAAGCGCGACACCCTGCTCTTTAACGTAGAACCCAAGTCCAGCCTCGGCTTCCAGGAAGATTTGAACATCATTCCCACCGTGCCCCTTGAGCAGATTAATGATTCCCTCATCAGCCTTACCCGCAGCGACAGTACCTCAGTGCCCTTTACCGGCACTTATGACAGGTGGAACAATGTTTACCGGCTGTCATTTGATAAATCTGAAAAGCAAAAATACCAGCTCCTGGCCCTGCCGGGTGCCTTTACAGATTTCTTCGGAAGGCAAAACGACACCATCACGGCCCAGGCCTCAACGCCTGCCCTGGCCGAGCGCGGAAATGTTATTGTGAACCTCACAGGAGTTGAAGATTTCCCGGTGATCGTTCAGGTTACTTCGGAAAAAGGCGAGGTGATAGCCGAAGAATATTCTACCGGCAGTAATGTAATCAATTTCAATAACCTCAAACCCGGCAGTTACCTGCTACGGCTCATTTATGACCGCAATGAAAATAACATTTGGGACACCGGAAGTTTTCTAAAGAGAAAACAGCCCGAAGTAGTGGTTTATTACCCCGAACCAATTAGCGTGAGAGCCAACTGGGACGATAACTACACTTTTAACGCCAGCCCTGCAGCTGCTATTCCTCGTTCAGATGTACCGTAA
- a CDS encoding amidohydrolase → MAEILNTALLQAHLEWEKIEDNKALFERKIKELPQETDLIILPEMFSTGFSMNAQNLAEPHKGPTFKWMQKMAAEKDAAVTGSLIISDKGNFYNRLYFVYPDGSSQKYDKRHTFSLAKEDETYASGRDRLIVDYKGWKICPLVCYDLRFPVWSRNTVDYDLLIYVANWPAARIVAWDALLKARAIENMSYCIGLNRVGRDGSDLDYIGHSAVYNCLGKQISSNLQEKEFTELVKLDRQHLKDTRSQLKFLQDRDRFTVHLNEE, encoded by the coding sequence ATGGCAGAAATTTTAAACACCGCACTCCTTCAGGCCCACCTGGAATGGGAGAAAATCGAAGACAATAAAGCCCTTTTTGAGAGGAAAATAAAAGAACTTCCGCAGGAAACCGATTTAATTATCCTGCCCGAAATGTTCTCTACCGGCTTCTCCATGAATGCCCAAAACCTTGCTGAACCTCACAAAGGCCCCACTTTTAAGTGGATGCAGAAAATGGCTGCGGAAAAAGATGCGGCGGTTACCGGTAGCCTCATCATTTCAGATAAAGGCAATTTCTACAATCGCCTGTATTTTGTTTATCCCGACGGTTCCTCCCAAAAATATGATAAGCGGCATACCTTCAGCCTTGCTAAAGAAGATGAAACTTATGCCTCGGGGCGCGACAGGCTTATTGTTGACTACAAAGGCTGGAAGATTTGCCCGCTGGTGTGTTATGACCTTCGTTTCCCTGTCTGGTCCCGCAACACCGTAGATTACGACCTGCTTATCTACGTGGCAAACTGGCCGGCAGCCCGAATTGTGGCCTGGGACGCCCTTTTAAAGGCCCGTGCAATAGAAAATATGAGTTACTGCATTGGATTGAACCGGGTGGGCCGCGATGGCAGTGACCTCGATTATATAGGGCACTCGGCTGTTTATAACTGCCTCGGAAAACAAATCTCTTCCAACCTGCAGGAAAAAGAATTTACTGAACTGGTAAAGCTGGACAGGCAGCATTTAAAAGATACCCGTTCCCAGCTGAAGTTCTTACAGGACCGCGACCGGTTTACGGTACATCTGAACGAGGAATAG
- a CDS encoding DUF1440 domain-containing protein, which produces MSLQSFFEKDSFPSNTSRGILAGFVAGLVGTAVKAGVERFLEVRKIDQRSAQIKVMDKFSTKLIGSPIKLENEGIVEQLVNLPLGATVGAIYGYGKRDKDEMNMLDGAILGATTWASTHETSLPLMGLDKSPEKVPFKTQAHELIAHVVFGVTTEIVRSYINDSLRNHEEEK; this is translated from the coding sequence ATGAGTTTACAATCATTTTTTGAAAAAGATAGTTTCCCGTCAAATACTTCCCGCGGAATCCTCGCCGGCTTTGTGGCCGGCCTGGTGGGAACGGCCGTAAAAGCCGGCGTTGAGCGTTTTCTCGAAGTACGAAAAATAGATCAGCGGTCGGCGCAGATCAAAGTGATGGATAAGTTCTCTACCAAACTGATAGGCTCTCCCATAAAGCTCGAAAATGAAGGCATTGTGGAACAACTGGTCAACCTGCCGCTGGGTGCCACCGTAGGGGCTATTTATGGCTACGGAAAAAGGGATAAAGACGAGATGAACATGCTCGATGGAGCCATACTCGGCGCCACGACCTGGGCGTCAACCCATGAAACAAGTTTACCGCTGATGGGCCTTGACAAAAGCCCCGAAAAAGTACCCTTTAAAACCCAGGCACATGAGCTGATTGCCCACGTGGTTTTTGGGGTAACTACCGAAATTGTGCGGTCTTATATCAATGACAGCCTTAGAAATCACGAGGAAGAAAAGTGA
- a CDS encoding methionine aminotransferase, with protein MTGVSNISSKLPKHETSIFSVMSKMAFEHDAVNLSQGYPNFETDQKLKDLVAQAMNDGYNQYAPLAGIKQLREQIIDKIEKLHGKRYDENKEITVTNGATQALFLAITAFVNPGDEVIVLKPAYDSYEPAIKLNGGIPVLLQLEGKGYKLNIEEIKQKITSKTRMLIINTPHNPSGNVFSKEEMQQLEALLEDTNIILLSDEVYEHIVFDEARHYSASAFPNLSKRAIICASFGKTFHNTGWKMGYCVAPEELMAEIWKVMEVNVFCVHHPTQRAFAEYLQSPEHYLDLGRFYQEKRDRFLDLIKDSAFKAVPSKGTYFQLLDYSEITNEPDVDFSRRLIKEFGIASIPVSVFNKDQIDHRQLRFCFAKTNQTLEKAAEILNRIK; from the coding sequence ATGACCGGAGTCAGCAATATATCTTCCAAGCTTCCGAAGCACGAGACCAGTATTTTCTCAGTGATGTCAAAAATGGCATTTGAGCATGATGCTGTCAATTTATCTCAAGGTTATCCTAATTTCGAAACAGATCAAAAGCTTAAGGATCTGGTTGCGCAGGCAATGAATGATGGTTACAATCAATATGCTCCTCTAGCCGGGATAAAGCAGCTGCGGGAGCAAATAATTGATAAGATAGAAAAGCTGCATGGCAAAAGGTATGACGAAAATAAGGAAATAACAGTGACCAACGGGGCTACACAGGCTTTATTCCTGGCAATTACAGCCTTTGTAAATCCAGGCGATGAAGTGATAGTGCTCAAACCGGCTTACGACTCTTATGAACCCGCTATTAAGCTGAATGGCGGCATTCCGGTGCTGCTGCAACTTGAAGGAAAAGGGTATAAATTGAATATTGAGGAGATCAAACAGAAGATCACTTCCAAAACCCGGATGCTCATCATTAACACGCCCCACAATCCCAGTGGAAATGTTTTCAGCAAAGAAGAAATGCAACAGCTGGAAGCACTTTTAGAAGACACAAATATTATTCTTTTAAGCGACGAGGTGTACGAGCATATAGTTTTTGATGAAGCCAGACATTATAGCGCCTCGGCTTTTCCTAACCTCTCAAAAAGGGCAATTATTTGTGCTTCTTTTGGAAAGACATTTCACAACACCGGTTGGAAAATGGGTTATTGTGTAGCTCCGGAAGAACTCATGGCCGAAATATGGAAAGTGATGGAAGTTAATGTCTTCTGTGTACATCATCCTACCCAGCGGGCATTCGCCGAATACCTCCAATCGCCTGAACATTATCTCGACCTGGGAAGGTTTTATCAGGAAAAGAGAGATAGGTTTCTGGATCTAATAAAAGATTCAGCCTTTAAGGCGGTACCTTCAAAAGGGACTTACTTTCAGCTTCTGGATTATTCAGAAATAACCAATGAGCCCGACGTGGATTTCTCCCGCAGGCTCATAAAAGAATTTGGTATTGCCAGCATCCCGGTTTCTGTATTTAATAAAGACCAGATTGATCACCGGCAGTTGAGGTTCTGTTTTGCCAAAACTAATCAAACTCTTGAAAAGGCCGCAGAGATCTTAAACAGGATAAAATAA
- a CDS encoding succinate dehydrogenase/fumarate reductase iron-sulfur subunit encodes MNLTLKIWRQKDAASKGAIQTYQLGGVEPDMSFLEMLDVLNQELIDKGEEPVVFDHDCREGICGTCSLQINGEPHGPDRGITTCQLHMRMFKDGDTITIEPFRAKAFPVIKDLVVDRTSFERIQQAGGYISVNTSGNTQDANSIPVAKDKADAAFYAATCIGCGACVAACKNASAMLFTSAKVSQMALLPQGEVEADRRVLAMVEQMDKEGFGNCTNTGACEIECPKGISLENIARMNREYLRASVK; translated from the coding sequence ATGAATTTAACGTTAAAAATATGGCGTCAAAAAGATGCCGCTTCAAAAGGGGCAATCCAAACCTACCAATTGGGAGGGGTGGAGCCCGATATGTCTTTTCTGGAGATGCTCGATGTACTTAATCAGGAATTGATTGACAAAGGAGAAGAGCCGGTGGTCTTTGATCACGATTGCCGTGAAGGGATCTGCGGAACCTGTAGCTTACAGATCAACGGAGAGCCGCACGGACCGGATAGAGGTATTACTACCTGCCAGTTGCACATGAGAATGTTCAAAGATGGAGATACCATCACGATTGAACCTTTTCGTGCCAAGGCCTTCCCTGTGATCAAAGATTTAGTTGTAGACCGTACTTCTTTTGAGAGGATTCAGCAGGCAGGAGGATATATTTCAGTAAACACATCAGGAAATACGCAGGATGCGAACTCCATTCCGGTTGCAAAAGATAAAGCCGATGCAGCATTTTACGCCGCCACCTGTATTGGATGCGGTGCCTGTGTGGCAGCATGTAAGAATGCGAGTGCCATGTTGTTCACCTCGGCCAAGGTAAGCCAGATGGCCTTGCTGCCCCAGGGAGAAGTTGAGGCCGACCGCCGGGTACTGGCCATGGTAGAACAAATGGACAAGGAAGGTTTTGGTAACTGTACCAATACCGGGGCCTGCGAAATTGAATGCCCAAAAGGAATTTCTCTTGAGAACATTGCCCGTATGAACAGGGAGTATTTAAGAGCCAGTGTAAAATAG
- a CDS encoding fumarate reductase/succinate dehydrogenase flavoprotein subunit: MGVLDSKVPQGPLADKWVNHKNKINLVNPANKRNIDIIVVGTGLAGGSAAATLAELGYNVKTFCYQDSPRRAHSIAAQGGINAAKNYQGDGDSDYRLFYDTVKGGDYRAREANVYRLAEVSGNIIDQCVAQGVPFAREYGGLLDNRSFGGVLVSRTFYAKGQTGQQLLLGCYSAMNRQINRGKIKSYTRHEMLDVVLVGGKARGIIARNLVTGEIERHSAHAVVIASGGYGNVFYLSTNAMGSNVTAAWKVHKKGAFFANPCFTQIHPTCIPVSGEHQSKLTLMSESLRNDGRIWVPKKLEDAKAIREGRLKPTQLAEEDRDYYLERRYPAFGNLVPRDVASRAAKERCDAGFGVNKTGEAVYLDFSAAFMRYGREAVSTQKIENASEEQIRELGKAVVEAKYGNLFQMYEKIVDENPYETPMKIYPAVHYTMGGLWVDYNLQTTVPGLYAAGEANFSDHGANRLGASALMQGLADGYFVLPYTMGDYLANDIRTGKIPTDSPEFDEAERKIREQLERFVNTKGTKSVDYFHKRLGKIMWDKVGMSRNATGLKEAISEIKALREEFWKDVRVPGTIDGMNPELEKAGRVADFLELGELFAKDALHREESCGGHFREEYQTEEGEALRDDENFMYVAAWEYTGEPADAVLHKEDLVYENIEVKTRSYK, translated from the coding sequence ATGGGAGTATTAGATTCTAAAGTACCACAGGGGCCACTGGCCGATAAGTGGGTCAATCATAAAAATAAGATCAATCTTGTCAATCCCGCCAACAAACGGAATATCGACATTATTGTAGTAGGAACAGGTCTTGCCGGGGGTAGCGCAGCCGCTACTTTGGCAGAGCTGGGATACAACGTAAAGACTTTCTGCTACCAGGATTCCCCACGTCGTGCGCACTCAATCGCGGCACAGGGAGGAATCAATGCAGCAAAGAACTACCAGGGGGATGGGGATTCAGATTACCGTCTTTTCTACGATACTGTTAAAGGAGGAGATTACCGTGCCCGTGAAGCTAACGTGTATCGTTTAGCAGAAGTTTCGGGTAATATTATTGATCAGTGTGTAGCTCAGGGGGTTCCCTTTGCACGTGAATACGGTGGTTTGCTCGACAACCGTTCGTTTGGAGGGGTACTGGTTTCCCGTACCTTTTACGCAAAAGGCCAAACCGGGCAGCAGTTACTTTTAGGCTGCTATTCGGCCATGAACCGCCAGATTAACCGCGGAAAAATTAAATCTTACACCCGTCATGAAATGCTTGATGTGGTGCTTGTAGGTGGAAAAGCCCGTGGGATCATTGCCCGTAACCTGGTAACCGGTGAGATTGAAAGGCACAGCGCACATGCCGTGGTAATTGCTTCAGGAGGATACGGTAACGTGTTCTACCTTTCTACCAATGCGATGGGAAGTAATGTTACTGCTGCCTGGAAAGTGCACAAAAAAGGAGCATTTTTCGCCAACCCTTGTTTCACTCAAATTCACCCAACATGTATTCCGGTTTCGGGAGAGCATCAGTCTAAATTGACGCTGATGTCTGAATCCCTTCGGAATGACGGTAGGATCTGGGTTCCGAAGAAACTGGAGGATGCAAAGGCAATCCGCGAAGGAAGGCTGAAGCCCACTCAACTGGCCGAAGAAGACAGGGATTACTATCTGGAAAGACGTTATCCTGCGTTTGGTAACCTGGTACCTCGAGACGTGGCTTCCAGGGCTGCAAAAGAGCGTTGTGATGCCGGGTTTGGGGTAAATAAAACAGGAGAAGCTGTTTATCTTGACTTTAGCGCTGCTTTTATGCGCTACGGAAGAGAGGCGGTTTCCACACAAAAAATAGAAAATGCTTCCGAAGAGCAGATACGGGAGCTTGGAAAAGCTGTGGTTGAGGCTAAATACGGAAACCTTTTCCAAATGTACGAGAAAATCGTAGACGAGAATCCGTACGAAACCCCAATGAAGATCTACCCTGCTGTTCACTATACCATGGGCGGACTTTGGGTTGACTACAACCTGCAAACAACTGTGCCCGGGCTTTATGCCGCCGGGGAAGCCAACTTCTCCGATCACGGGGCTAACCGCCTTGGAGCTTCAGCTTTGATGCAGGGGCTTGCCGATGGCTACTTTGTACTGCCATACACCATGGGAGATTATCTTGCCAACGACATTAGAACTGGAAAGATCCCAACCGATTCGCCCGAGTTTGATGAAGCCGAGAGAAAGATACGTGAGCAACTTGAGCGTTTTGTGAATACCAAAGGAACAAAGTCTGTTGACTATTTCCACAAGCGTCTTGGAAAGATCATGTGGGATAAAGTTGGTATGTCGAGAAATGCAACCGGATTGAAAGAAGCTATTTCAGAAATTAAAGCTTTAAGAGAAGAATTCTGGAAAGACGTACGTGTTCCCGGAACCATCGACGGCATGAACCCAGAGCTTGAAAAAGCCGGAAGGGTAGCCGATTTCCTTGAACTTGGGGAACTTTTCGCTAAAGATGCACTGCACAGGGAAGAGTCTTGTGGTGGGCATTTTAGAGAGGAATACCAAACCGAAGAAGGGGAAGCCCTACGTGACGACGAGAACTTTATGTATGTTGCCGCCTGGGAATACACCGGTGAACCTGCCGATGCAGTCTTACATAAAGAAGACCTGGTATACGAAAATATTGAAGTTAAAACGAGAAGCTATAAATAG
- a CDS encoding succinate dehydrogenase cytochrome b subunit yields MAKSALLKSSLAKKYWMAFTGLFLCLFLVGHLAGNLQLLATGEGARDQFNEYALFMTTNPIVRVLSIVTFASILFHVIDGIVLTVNNRKSRPQGYVSFKPATNSKWSSRNMGILGTVILAFIVIHLINFWGEMKFGGLDDTVYQTANGETVKDLYTLTIRTFQDAEMGLVWAIIYLISMIAIGFHLYHGFGSGFQSLGINHPKYNNFVRKTGVAFSIIVPLLFAIIPFYIYFVLEKI; encoded by the coding sequence ATGGCAAAATCTGCGCTATTAAAGTCATCACTTGCAAAAAAGTACTGGATGGCTTTCACAGGCCTGTTTCTATGTTTATTCCTGGTGGGCCATCTTGCAGGGAACCTGCAGCTGTTGGCTACTGGAGAGGGTGCGAGAGATCAATTCAATGAGTACGCGCTTTTCATGACCACCAATCCTATCGTCAGGGTGCTGTCTATAGTAACTTTTGCGAGTATACTTTTTCACGTCATCGATGGGATCGTTCTTACAGTGAACAACCGTAAATCCCGGCCCCAGGGTTATGTGAGCTTTAAACCGGCTACAAACTCAAAGTGGTCTTCAAGGAACATGGGGATTCTTGGAACCGTGATCCTGGCGTTTATCGTGATCCATTTAATCAACTTTTGGGGGGAAATGAAGTTTGGGGGTCTTGATGATACCGTGTATCAAACTGCCAACGGGGAGACTGTAAAAGACCTTTACACCCTTACCATTAGAACGTTTCAGGATGCCGAGATGGGTCTTGTATGGGCCATTATTTACCTTATTTCCATGATCGCTATCGGTTTCCACCTGTACCACGGATTTGGCAGCGGATTCCAGTCTTTGGGAATAAACCACCCCAAGTACAACAATTTTGTGCGGAAGACCGGAGTGGCATTCTCTATCATTGTGCCGCTACTGTTTGCTATCATTCCGTTTTACATCTATTTCGTACTTGAAAAAATATAA